A region from the Pelecanus crispus isolate bPelCri1 chromosome 11, bPelCri1.pri, whole genome shotgun sequence genome encodes:
- the HSPB8 gene encoding heat shock protein beta-8, which yields MADSQMPFSCHYPGRRSIRDPFREPGLTSRLLDDDFGMSPFPGDLTADWPDWARPRLTTTWPGPLRAGMARASSMAPGYSTRFGGYPESRSPAPFPREPWKVCVNVHSFKPEELTVKTKDGYVEVSGKHEEQQVEGGIVSKNFTKKIQLPYEVDPITVFASLSPEGLLIIEAPQIPPYQQYGEGACGSEIPVESQEATCA from the exons ATGGCCGACAGCCAGATGCCCTTCTCCTGCCATTACCCCGGCAGGCGCAGCATCCGCGACCCGTTCCGGGAGCCCGGCTTGACCTCGCGCCTGCTGGACGATGATTTCGGCATGTCGCCCTTCCCCGGGGACCTGACAGCGGACTGGCCTGACTGGGCTCGGCCCCGGCTCACCACCACCTGGCCAGGTCCCCTGCGCGCCGGCATGGCCCGTGCCTCCTCCATGGCTCCTGGCTACAGCACCCGCTTCGGGGGGTACCCCGAGAGCCGCAGCCCCGCACCCTTTCCCCGCGAGCCCTGGAAGGTGTGCGTCAACGTGCACAGCTTCAAGCCTGAGGAGCTGACAGTCAAAACCAAGGATGGCTACGTGGAGGTGTCAG GCAAACACGAGGAGCAGCAGGTGGAAGGAGGGATCGTCTCCAAGAACTTCACCAAGAAAATCCA gcTGCCCTACGAGGTGGACCCCATCACGGTCTTCGCCTCCTTGTCACCAGAGGGGCTGCTGATCATCGAGGCGCCCCAGATCCCCCCCTACCAGCAGTACGGCGAGGGCGCCTGCGGCAGCGAGATCCCTGTTGAGAGCCAGGAGGCCACCTGTGCCTGA